A portion of the Roseimicrobium gellanilyticum genome contains these proteins:
- the vccB gene encoding Verru_Chthon cassette protein B yields the protein MKLKRSPFIVQPGQQGFSLIEVSLAVAIAAVGFITLLGLLPQGLDMARRSANLASEARIVQKLSGELQSASWEELQWKGYGKKRYFNDQAMEISEAELSNPAVSFSLSYVACVYLPDQGLDLMLPAGRGAKTAAATSAQNNARRLGIAIVPTTNAGYHFGGGMAQRHVIHPVIIARMNAEAR from the coding sequence ATGAAACTGAAACGTTCCCCATTCATTGTCCAGCCCGGTCAGCAGGGGTTTTCCTTGATTGAGGTGTCCTTGGCCGTCGCCATTGCCGCGGTGGGATTCATCACATTGTTGGGGCTCCTTCCCCAGGGGCTGGATATGGCACGACGATCCGCGAACCTCGCCTCGGAGGCCCGCATTGTGCAAAAACTCTCGGGTGAGTTGCAGTCCGCGTCATGGGAGGAACTGCAATGGAAGGGATATGGGAAGAAGCGATACTTCAACGATCAGGCCATGGAAATTTCCGAGGCGGAGCTCTCGAATCCAGCTGTTTCGTTTTCGTTGTCGTATGTTGCATGTGTCTATCTTCCGGATCAGGGATTGGACCTTATGCTGCCTGCCGGAAGAGGTGCGAAAACGGCTGCGGCCACCTCTGCGCAGAACAATGCCCGGCGGCTTGGGATTGCGATAGTGCCGACGACCAATGCTGGCTATCACTTCGGTGGAGGAATGGCTCAGCGTCACGTCATTCATCCGGTCATCATCGCCAGGATGAATGCTGAAGCCCGGTAG
- the vccC gene encoding Verru_Chthon cassette protein C, with the protein MTHSRKHALERQRFAPSTAFTLVELLISMVVLSMILIIATSVMNETQKTWLQTTARSEQFRDARLAFEQITQNLRQATLNTYMTYQYNDGDTPTVPENKTQAPLKYLRHSELQFVTGRAATVLGVGANPEIPGHCVFFQGAVGVTQRDGYESLDRLLCSRGYFIIYGDDAAYRPAHVTTARTRFRLMEYRPPAERNEVYSVTPGVWFQDAEKEVVGMDETATRAAYTRPVTENIIALIISPRVSDAEAKESGRLPNWMAPDYAYDSVKVRGESTNNLQGTQHLLPPLVRVTLVALDETSARHLEERSGTNVPDLLPPNTFTSAANYEQDMLALESRLQVQKLNYRVFTTTIGLRNSKWAMYGH; encoded by the coding sequence ATGACTCACTCACGCAAACACGCCCTGGAGCGACAGCGTTTTGCCCCTTCCACGGCATTCACGCTGGTCGAGCTTCTCATATCCATGGTGGTGCTCTCCATGATCCTGATCATCGCCACATCGGTGATGAATGAGACACAAAAGACCTGGCTGCAGACGACGGCCAGATCCGAGCAGTTCAGGGATGCCAGGCTGGCGTTTGAACAGATCACACAGAACTTGAGGCAAGCAACGCTGAATACCTACATGACGTACCAGTACAACGATGGAGATACACCCACCGTGCCTGAAAACAAGACCCAGGCACCGCTGAAGTACCTCAGGCACTCGGAGCTTCAGTTTGTCACGGGCAGAGCTGCCACTGTGTTGGGTGTCGGGGCCAATCCTGAGATTCCCGGGCACTGTGTCTTTTTTCAGGGAGCTGTTGGCGTGACGCAACGCGACGGCTACGAGAGCCTGGATAGATTATTGTGCAGCCGGGGATACTTTATCATCTACGGAGATGATGCCGCATACCGTCCTGCACATGTCACCACCGCTAGGACCCGCTTCCGCCTCATGGAATATCGGCCACCCGCCGAGCGGAACGAAGTTTACTCGGTCACACCGGGAGTATGGTTCCAGGATGCGGAAAAGGAAGTCGTCGGAATGGATGAGACAGCGACACGGGCAGCATACACACGGCCTGTGACGGAGAATATCATTGCTCTTATCATTTCTCCGAGAGTGTCTGATGCAGAAGCCAAGGAGAGCGGAAGGCTGCCCAATTGGATGGCCCCTGACTACGCTTATGATTCAGTTAAGGTTAGAGGGGAATCGACCAATAATCTCCAAGGCACACAGCATCTCCTGCCTCCCCTGGTTAGGGTCACGCTTGTTGCCCTGGACGAGACATCGGCAAGACACCTCGAGGAACGCTCGGGAACCAATGTTCCTGATCTGCTCCCTCCCAACACGTTCACCAGTGCGGCAAACTATGAGCAGGACATGCTGGCGCTGGAATCCAGACTTCAAGTCCAAAAGCTGAACTATCGTGTCTTCACAACCACCATTGGACTGAGAAACTCCAAGTGGGCCATGTACGGCCATTAA
- the vccD gene encoding Verru_Chthon cassette protein D: protein MKIPVKSPLLPSIASLTRRAFTLIEMITVITVVAALMVIATPYLMETIQANRLTSAGEGLMFRIARLQQIVATTGKPGEIRFFKFENEDAEGFQAYQLFAHNESTGQLTAVENPVYLRGDNLVFLEGQLSPLLDQAAHGAASGSWPRPAADEPFKSMAAQYLRIAFYPDGSTSLVVPLRSSYLTLAAEAGTSRGMTAPPPNYYTIQIDPVTGRAKSYRP, encoded by the coding sequence ATGAAAATACCGGTCAAGTCCCCGCTGCTTCCCTCTATTGCAAGCCTGACACGACGGGCATTCACGCTGATCGAAATGATCACGGTGATCACCGTTGTGGCCGCGCTGATGGTGATAGCCACTCCCTACCTCATGGAAACCATCCAGGCAAACAGGCTTACCTCCGCGGGTGAGGGACTGATGTTTCGCATAGCCCGGCTACAGCAGATTGTGGCTACTACTGGCAAGCCGGGGGAGATCCGGTTCTTCAAGTTTGAGAATGAGGATGCGGAGGGGTTTCAAGCCTACCAACTTTTTGCGCACAATGAGTCCACAGGGCAGCTCACAGCGGTGGAGAATCCTGTGTATTTGAGAGGGGACAATCTCGTATTCCTGGAGGGTCAGCTTTCACCCCTGCTCGATCAGGCTGCCCACGGAGCAGCCAGTGGCTCATGGCCACGCCCAGCCGCGGATGAGCCTTTCAAGTCCATGGCAGCGCAATATCTCCGCATCGCGTTCTATCCGGATGGTTCCACAAGTCTGGTTGTACCCTTGCGTTCATCCTACCTTACTCTCGCCGCAGAGGCTGGTACGAGCAGGGGCATGACAGCTCCACCTCCCAACTACTACACGATCCAGATTGATCCTGTGACTGGTCGTGCAAAGTCATATCGGCCGTGA
- a CDS encoding ABC transporter permease encodes MSRSVALAIFFSVIAFFAFFFVLPLWETVKAAFISDKNTFTLQYVWNIFASPIYREGLVNSLIMAVGSTAGCLLISLPLALVYSKFEFPGRTVLNALVLLPMILPPFVGAIGVRAMLGQAGALNSLLIKAGFMDAQHPADWLGQGQMTGIIIMNVLHLFPILYLNIVAALSNLDPALEEAAANLGCPPQMRFWRITLPLIMPGIFAGGTIVFIWAFTELGVPLVFDFRRVTSVQIFDEIKDLSDNPLPYALVVIMLLFTVVLYLLSKLVFERGSVMGGGRATTGRVMKRLPMGLAMACSLLFALCIAISVIPHLGVLLLSVSTDWYGTVLPEGLTLKHFGEALGHELTLPSVSNSLKYASLAVILDLVLGIGIAYVTVRTRIWGRHLLDAAAMLPLAVPGLVLAFGFLAMSREGKPLHWLMLGENPLLLLVIAYAVRRLPYVVRSASAGFQQISPELEYAAQNLGAPPLRALARVTLPLIMPNLIAGGLLAFAFAMLEVSDSMILAQQSIHYPITKAIYALVASLGNGPYLASALGVWAMVFLGITLLGAGLLLGRKLGTLFRA; translated from the coding sequence ATGTCCCGCTCTGTCGCCCTCGCCATCTTCTTCAGCGTGATCGCATTTTTCGCGTTCTTCTTTGTGCTGCCGCTCTGGGAGACGGTGAAGGCGGCATTCATTTCCGACAAGAACACCTTCACCCTGCAATATGTCTGGAACATCTTTGCCAGCCCCATCTATCGCGAGGGACTGGTAAATTCCCTGATCATGGCCGTGGGCAGCACGGCTGGCTGCCTGCTGATCTCGTTGCCGCTGGCCTTGGTTTATTCGAAGTTTGAGTTTCCCGGACGGACCGTGCTGAACGCACTCGTCCTTCTGCCAATGATCCTTCCTCCCTTCGTGGGTGCGATTGGCGTGCGTGCGATGCTCGGCCAGGCAGGGGCATTGAACAGCCTGCTGATTAAAGCGGGTTTCATGGATGCACAACACCCTGCGGACTGGCTGGGCCAGGGACAGATGACGGGCATCATCATCATGAATGTCCTGCACCTCTTTCCCATACTCTATCTGAATATCGTAGCCGCTCTCTCGAATCTGGATCCGGCCCTGGAGGAAGCGGCTGCCAATCTCGGCTGCCCACCGCAAATGCGCTTCTGGCGCATCACGCTGCCACTCATCATGCCCGGCATCTTCGCGGGCGGCACCATTGTGTTCATCTGGGCCTTCACCGAACTCGGTGTTCCCCTGGTTTTTGACTTCCGTCGGGTGACCAGCGTGCAGATCTTCGATGAAATCAAAGACCTGAGCGACAATCCCCTGCCCTACGCGCTGGTGGTGATCATGCTGCTCTTCACCGTCGTGCTGTACCTCCTGAGCAAGCTGGTCTTTGAGCGGGGCAGCGTCATGGGAGGAGGGAGAGCCACCACCGGCAGGGTGATGAAACGTCTCCCCATGGGCCTGGCCATGGCCTGCAGCTTGTTGTTTGCGCTGTGCATTGCGATTTCCGTCATTCCGCATCTGGGTGTGCTCCTGCTTTCCGTATCCACGGACTGGTATGGGACCGTGCTGCCAGAAGGACTGACGCTAAAACACTTCGGCGAAGCGCTTGGGCATGAACTCACCCTGCCCTCTGTCTCGAACAGCCTGAAGTACGCCTCACTAGCCGTCATCCTCGATCTCGTACTGGGCATCGGCATTGCATATGTAACCGTGCGCACCCGCATTTGGGGACGTCATCTCCTCGACGCAGCGGCGATGCTCCCCCTCGCGGTGCCAGGGCTCGTGCTGGCCTTTGGTTTCCTGGCGATGTCTCGTGAAGGCAAACCTCTTCACTGGCTCATGCTGGGAGAGAATCCGTTGTTACTGCTGGTCATCGCCTATGCCGTGCGCCGGCTCCCCTATGTGGTGCGCAGTGCCAGTGCCGGCTTTCAACAGATCAGCCCTGAACTCGAATATGCGGCACAAAATCTTGGCGCTCCTCCGCTGCGTGCGCTGGCGCGAGTCACCCTTCCACTCATCATGCCCAACCTGATTGCGGGCGGTCTTCTCGCATTTGCCTTCGCCATGCTGGAAGTATCCGACTCCATGATCCTCGCCCAGCAGTCGATCCACTATCCCATTACCAAAGCCATCTATGCACTCGTGGCTTCACTGGGGAATGGTCCCTATCTCGCCTCCGCTCTTGGTGTGTGGGCCATGGTATTTCTGGGCATCACGCTTCTAGGCGCAGGGCTTCTCCTCGGCAGAAAACTCGGAACTCTCTTCCGGGCGTAG
- a CDS encoding response regulator transcription factor codes for MIETKELKAATASHQVAVVDDHTFLREGMRQFIDSLPNFHCVWTASDAGEALKQLEQQVPDVMLVDITLPGRSGLELIKDVHALYPKVPILVLSMHEETLYAQRAIRAGAKGYLMKSADYESFERALRKVVTGKLWLSEEVADTILEAFTSGTAPRNSDGLDTLTDREFEVFQLMGEGRSSLQIADAMNISPKTVDVHRANIRAKLKLEDGAAVTRYAIRWGESKRLSAVAQVKT; via the coding sequence ATGATTGAAACCAAAGAATTGAAAGCGGCGACTGCATCGCACCAAGTGGCGGTAGTCGATGACCATACCTTCCTCCGTGAAGGCATGAGGCAGTTCATAGACAGCCTTCCGAACTTCCACTGCGTGTGGACGGCGTCCGATGCCGGAGAAGCTCTGAAACAGCTGGAGCAGCAGGTCCCCGATGTGATGCTTGTAGACATCACCCTTCCTGGACGGAGCGGGCTCGAATTGATCAAGGATGTCCATGCATTGTACCCGAAGGTGCCGATCCTTGTGCTCTCCATGCACGAGGAAACCCTCTATGCACAACGGGCCATTCGAGCAGGAGCCAAGGGCTACCTCATGAAGAGCGCCGACTACGAGTCCTTCGAACGTGCATTGCGCAAGGTGGTCACCGGCAAATTGTGGCTGAGCGAGGAAGTTGCGGATACCATTCTCGAGGCATTCACTTCAGGGACGGCACCAAGAAACAGCGACGGCCTCGACACCCTCACCGATAGGGAGTTTGAAGTCTTCCAATTGATGGGAGAAGGACGGAGTTCCTTGCAAATCGCGGATGCCATGAACATCAGTCCCAAGACTGTGGATGTGCATCGGGCAAACATCCGGGCCAAACTGAAGCTGGAGGATGGAGCGGCTGTAACCCGCTATGCCATCCGTTGGGGTGAATCAAAACGTCTGAGCGCAGTCGCTCAGGTAAAGACCTAG
- a CDS encoding sensor histidine kinase, translated as MLFVGWLDWSTGWELSLFVFYAVPILLVVWYGNLFSAILFALASSGVWWLANEDQHPYATGWGYLWASLSRMTYFLFVAVGGRALRVKRNAERGRLRALERASELERQIVRISEEEQQRIGRDLHDGICQYLAGIKCALGIVRHDLETKGIPQHTELRNIESLLKDAVTKTRDLARGISPVMNNEAGLAAALQDLCGTSACMYTAKVRFQSGGDVNEHDPQKALHLYRIAQEALGNALRHSGANTISITLDGDDQALELSVVDNGRGIQNATTRGNGMGLRTMEYRARSMNAEFSVAPLPQGGTSVRCRVPRFRTA; from the coding sequence ATGCTATTTGTAGGCTGGCTTGACTGGTCCACCGGCTGGGAGCTGAGCCTCTTCGTATTCTATGCAGTACCAATTCTCCTTGTTGTCTGGTACGGAAATCTTTTCAGCGCGATTCTGTTCGCTCTGGCCAGCTCTGGCGTGTGGTGGCTCGCCAATGAGGATCAGCACCCCTACGCCACAGGATGGGGATACCTGTGGGCGAGTCTGAGCAGAATGACCTACTTCCTCTTTGTAGCAGTGGGAGGAAGAGCGCTCCGCGTGAAACGCAATGCGGAACGAGGCCGTCTGCGGGCGCTCGAACGCGCCAGCGAACTTGAGCGCCAGATCGTCCGCATCAGCGAAGAAGAGCAGCAGCGCATTGGCCGCGATCTCCACGACGGCATCTGCCAGTACCTTGCAGGCATCAAATGCGCACTGGGGATCGTGAGGCATGACCTCGAAACGAAAGGGATTCCACAACACACGGAACTGCGGAACATTGAATCCCTCCTGAAAGATGCTGTGACCAAGACCCGGGATCTGGCACGCGGCATCTCTCCGGTGATGAACAACGAAGCCGGCCTCGCAGCAGCCTTGCAGGATCTGTGTGGGACGTCAGCCTGTATGTATACAGCGAAGGTACGCTTTCAAAGCGGTGGAGACGTCAATGAACACGATCCCCAGAAGGCGCTGCATCTGTACCGCATTGCACAGGAGGCCCTCGGCAACGCCCTTCGCCACAGCGGTGCAAACACCATCAGCATCACCCTGGATGGCGACGACCAAGCTTTGGAACTGTCAGTCGTGGACAATGGACGAGGCATTCAAAACGCGACGACCCGAGGCAATGGCATGGGATTGCGCACCATGGAGTACAGGGCACGGTCCATGAATGCTGAATTCAGTGTGGCCCCCCTCCCCCAAGGAGGCACGTCTGTGCGTTGCCGTGTCCCGAGATTCAGGACTGCATGA
- the vccA gene encoding Verru_Chthon cassette protein A, which produces MKPVVTSKLAGRTRKGLALVTVVSVLMLATILLLALFSTTQTELESTVAYSDGVMARTHADSAVNIVINQIQTVAQQDEKVPGLEIWTSQPGMVRQYRENGVLLRGNKLYSDSKMIASTEREIIEDVPAGNWKDFPERYVDMNEPAVRPGEIPGQERVIFPIIDPRAFSPDKDRSVEGFSYSNHVNGTSGAALQGVVLPSGGANTEARLPMPVEWLYVLKDGSLGFLDDQNMFIGASGQKATVANPIVGRIAFWTDDESAKININTAGEGTNWDTPRLYHERDGQWARYQPMMYEYQRYPGHPSTVCMSTVLFPGQDMNPLVSETAAFNKALDFKEKIYELMPKILPGGSKAGSVLVPVSREFSPTDFKNVQQALGERLFASVDEFLLQSKIDGTGERPEIDLGDSGLWAGMNRADVIERLRFFLTTRSRSSEINPFGLPKIAMWPLHRNKGNDYRSVFDQTIAYCSTIGGRDYFFTRENCASQSELSTIGRNMQLFNGLMAQMKKSIPGFGTSASATYENKYGDNLQQILIEIFDYIRTTNLYDDTIAEKTVGENPPITGLPSARLNAYLTTGGMKAKTFTPMRNATGSSFPGHGQVMPTVLPKAKDEVYRGMGRFLTISEAGLLFVCNAEGTDTAGGKSALKITPKVPPGDTNYTPPTWRGGVWGPYNNWYSNFPPLSPAQMQAKTFYKTRYPTGHELEGFAGDNPMHPGYNPMNWNWCLEKDTPLPKDTKRVQATFLLEWFCPATGWTLINPDLAIEVDASQLTIGGKKMFPVNGGKTLIRPYQHMSNAWGIYQRGGTISYRAFLQGRKLPAVAAGVNGNTNGSLVEDTNYQQYKTQSGILKDCIQYNLVSDFLDIPNSATEGIDFGGGKVIVKILTNEEAPKTLQTFTFNFPGRKFPSPTLATRSEDTSWGKNSDGSWWVRQPVPAPYWWALHADGALGRDKTTGKITAEAAADKTRMGGRFRFIGSEIGSYGDLPGTGTYNRGNLVIPDDTLQSLVLRHGDPRLTMGQFMVPESEFQEHRYYGQKTLAHNIVLAHWSDGPGLDRGEDKKGWRLVKDANYHSSFLPDHPYSSATGVGLQKYADFDRGITNQTDGAYINKPDEGNTYSKLNVDTGEQLVPYFTDPWVAWMGGSTYFSPNRQVASPGMFGSLPTGVHDSGASPAGRRREAWRTLFFRPQTWSQKQGQQAHIGAPRTLKGYGPSSGMPNQGVDPPDYLFMDFFWMPVVEPYAISEPGATSGKLNINYQIAPFRHITRSTGLQAAFKSEMLTAVAHGDANIYLRRPGGAPSNGGQAWFWDETSSSSKGRKYWHRQIDSDATLKIFQERFNSGFAFISPAQICEMYLLPKRVSEYDTLAPEKWPEKISDLLKPTGNGSILKFWEDHAITAENLKERPYTNLYPRLTTRSNTYQVHVRAQTVRKARSVGPEKVDVTKDSITSEYRGSVVLERYLDLTDPRLKTVDFAAGAPGTKPSLEAYHRVRVLNQKRFDP; this is translated from the coding sequence ATGAAACCAGTTGTAACGTCCAAGCTGGCCGGACGCACTCGCAAGGGCCTCGCCTTAGTCACCGTCGTCAGCGTGCTCATGCTGGCTACCATCCTGCTGCTGGCGCTATTTTCCACGACTCAGACGGAACTGGAGTCCACGGTGGCATATTCAGATGGGGTGATGGCGAGAACGCATGCCGACTCAGCGGTGAATATCGTCATTAATCAGATTCAAACCGTGGCCCAACAGGATGAAAAGGTGCCCGGACTTGAAATCTGGACGTCGCAACCCGGCATGGTGCGGCAGTACCGTGAGAATGGTGTGCTGTTACGTGGGAATAAGTTGTATTCAGACTCAAAGATGATCGCCTCCACAGAAAGGGAGATCATCGAGGACGTGCCTGCGGGCAACTGGAAAGACTTTCCAGAAAGGTATGTGGATATGAATGAGCCGGCGGTAAGACCGGGTGAGATTCCCGGGCAGGAGCGCGTCATCTTTCCCATCATTGATCCACGAGCATTCTCTCCCGACAAGGATCGGTCGGTGGAAGGCTTCTCCTACAGCAACCACGTCAACGGCACCTCAGGGGCTGCCCTGCAGGGAGTAGTGCTGCCCAGTGGCGGAGCGAATACCGAGGCCCGTCTCCCCATGCCAGTGGAGTGGCTCTATGTGTTGAAAGACGGATCGTTGGGTTTCTTGGACGACCAGAACATGTTCATCGGAGCTTCTGGACAAAAGGCAACGGTGGCAAATCCCATCGTGGGGCGCATCGCTTTCTGGACGGATGACGAGTCTGCGAAGATCAACATCAACACGGCAGGAGAGGGGACCAATTGGGATACGCCTCGTCTCTACCATGAGCGGGACGGACAGTGGGCAAGGTACCAGCCCATGATGTATGAGTACCAAAGATATCCCGGCCATCCCTCCACGGTATGCATGAGCACGGTCCTATTTCCAGGACAGGACATGAATCCGCTTGTTTCTGAGACTGCGGCTTTTAACAAGGCCCTCGATTTCAAAGAAAAGATCTACGAGCTGATGCCGAAGATACTGCCGGGTGGATCCAAGGCTGGTTCCGTACTTGTGCCGGTGTCGCGGGAGTTTTCTCCGACAGACTTCAAGAATGTCCAGCAAGCGCTTGGCGAGAGACTTTTCGCCAGTGTGGATGAGTTCCTTTTGCAGTCCAAGATAGACGGGACTGGCGAGCGTCCGGAGATTGATTTGGGAGACTCCGGACTTTGGGCGGGAATGAACCGGGCAGATGTGATTGAGCGACTTCGCTTCTTCCTGACGACCCGTAGCCGTTCGTCAGAAATCAACCCGTTCGGCCTCCCGAAGATCGCCATGTGGCCGCTGCACAGGAACAAAGGCAATGATTATCGATCTGTATTCGACCAGACAATCGCCTACTGCTCCACCATTGGGGGCAGGGACTATTTCTTTACCCGCGAGAATTGCGCCAGCCAATCGGAGTTGAGCACCATCGGCCGGAACATGCAGTTGTTCAATGGGCTGATGGCGCAGATGAAAAAGTCCATTCCAGGCTTTGGCACGAGCGCGTCGGCAACTTACGAAAACAAATACGGCGACAATCTTCAGCAGATTCTCATCGAGATCTTTGATTACATCCGTACGACGAACTTGTACGACGATACCATCGCCGAGAAGACCGTTGGAGAAAACCCACCGATCACCGGACTTCCTTCGGCTCGACTGAATGCCTATCTGACAACTGGGGGCATGAAGGCAAAGACCTTTACCCCCATGCGGAATGCCACAGGCTCAAGCTTTCCTGGTCATGGTCAGGTAATGCCGACGGTGCTGCCCAAGGCAAAAGACGAGGTGTACCGTGGCATGGGTCGCTTCCTCACCATAAGTGAAGCGGGCTTGCTCTTTGTCTGCAATGCGGAGGGGACAGACACGGCCGGCGGCAAATCTGCCCTCAAGATCACTCCAAAAGTGCCGCCGGGGGATACCAACTACACACCGCCGACCTGGCGCGGCGGTGTCTGGGGGCCGTACAACAACTGGTACTCCAATTTCCCACCATTGAGCCCTGCTCAAATGCAGGCCAAGACTTTTTACAAGACACGCTACCCAACGGGGCACGAACTTGAAGGATTCGCCGGGGATAATCCCATGCACCCGGGTTACAATCCGATGAACTGGAATTGGTGCCTTGAAAAGGACACGCCGCTGCCCAAGGACACGAAGCGGGTACAGGCGACCTTCTTGCTGGAATGGTTTTGCCCCGCAACGGGCTGGACACTCATCAATCCAGATCTGGCAATCGAGGTGGATGCGAGCCAGCTCACCATCGGGGGTAAGAAGATGTTTCCGGTCAATGGGGGCAAGACCTTGATCCGCCCCTACCAACACATGAGCAATGCCTGGGGAATCTATCAGCGCGGAGGCACCATATCGTATCGCGCGTTCTTGCAGGGACGGAAGCTGCCTGCAGTGGCTGCGGGCGTGAATGGGAACACCAATGGCAGCCTCGTGGAAGACACCAATTACCAGCAGTACAAGACCCAGTCGGGTATCCTGAAGGATTGCATCCAATACAATCTGGTAAGCGACTTCCTCGACATTCCCAACTCCGCGACGGAGGGAATCGACTTTGGCGGTGGGAAAGTCATCGTAAAAATCCTGACCAACGAGGAGGCTCCCAAGACACTCCAGACCTTCACCTTCAACTTCCCCGGCAGGAAATTTCCATCGCCCACTCTTGCCACCAGAAGTGAGGACACCAGCTGGGGAAAAAACTCGGACGGTTCGTGGTGGGTGAGGCAGCCGGTACCCGCTCCCTACTGGTGGGCTCTCCATGCGGATGGCGCTCTTGGTCGCGACAAGACAACTGGAAAGATCACGGCTGAGGCCGCTGCAGACAAAACCCGCATGGGCGGGCGGTTCCGCTTTATTGGAAGCGAAATTGGCAGCTATGGCGATCTTCCTGGTACAGGGACCTACAACCGGGGGAACCTGGTCATTCCGGATGACACACTTCAATCTCTGGTGCTCCGGCATGGGGACCCGCGTCTGACGATGGGGCAGTTTATGGTTCCCGAGTCGGAGTTTCAGGAGCACCGCTACTATGGCCAGAAGACGCTCGCACACAATATTGTGCTGGCACACTGGAGCGACGGTCCTGGGTTGGATCGCGGTGAGGATAAGAAGGGGTGGCGGCTGGTGAAGGATGCCAACTATCATTCAAGCTTCCTGCCAGACCATCCGTACTCGTCAGCGACTGGTGTGGGCCTCCAAAAATATGCCGACTTTGATCGTGGTATCACCAATCAGACGGATGGTGCCTATATCAACAAGCCTGATGAGGGCAATACCTACAGCAAGCTGAATGTTGATACGGGAGAGCAACTCGTTCCCTATTTCACAGACCCGTGGGTGGCATGGATGGGTGGGTCGACGTATTTTTCACCGAATCGTCAGGTGGCGTCTCCCGGAATGTTCGGCTCGCTGCCCACAGGAGTGCATGATTCCGGAGCTTCTCCAGCGGGGAGAAGACGCGAGGCGTGGCGGACATTATTTTTTCGCCCACAGACTTGGAGCCAGAAGCAGGGGCAGCAGGCACACATCGGCGCACCACGAACGCTCAAGGGATATGGCCCAAGTTCCGGGATGCCAAACCAGGGTGTGGACCCTCCAGACTACCTGTTCATGGATTTCTTCTGGATGCCTGTGGTGGAGCCTTATGCCATCAGCGAACCAGGGGCTACGAGCGGAAAGCTGAACATTAACTACCAGATCGCGCCCTTCCGCCACATCACTCGATCGACGGGTCTGCAGGCGGCATTTAAGAGCGAGATGCTCACAGCGGTAGCGCATGGCGATGCAAACATCTATCTTCGCAGACCGGGTGGAGCTCCTTCAAATGGGGGGCAAGCTTGGTTCTGGGACGAAACCAGCAGCTCCTCCAAGGGTAGAAAGTACTGGCACAGGCAGATTGATTCGGATGCTACGCTCAAGATTTTCCAGGAGCGTTTCAACTCCGGATTTGCATTCATCTCACCAGCCCAGATATGTGAAATGTATCTGCTGCCAAAGCGCGTGAGCGAGTATGACACCCTCGCTCCGGAGAAGTGGCCTGAAAAAATCTCGGATCTTCTGAAGCCCACCGGAAACGGAAGCATCCTCAAGTTTTGGGAGGACCACGCCATCACCGCAGAGAACCTGAAGGAGCGTCCCTACACAAATCTCTATCCGCGGCTGACCACGCGCTCGAACACATACCAGGTGCACGTTCGCGCGCAAACCGTTCGCAAGGCGCGCTCCGTGGGTCCGGAGAAGGTGGACGTGACTAAGGACAGCATCACCTCAGAGTATCGCGGCTCAGTGGTTCTTGAGCGCTATCTGGACCTGACGGATCCGCGGCTGAAGACAGTTGACTTTGCTGCCGGCGCTCCGGGAACGAAGCCTTCGCTGGAGGCTTATCACCGCGTTCGAGTGCTGAACCAGAAGCGTTTCGACCCGTGA